The sequence TATTATTTCTTTATAGTTTTCCATTGCTCTTTCCATACTTACTATATCTACTTTATTTTGTGCAATGATAATTTTCTTTATATCCATTATGGTTGCTGCTAAAAGATGCTCTTTATCTTGCAATTGTGGAAAATGAAAATGAGCATCTGCTACAAGTATTGCTCCATCAAACAATGCTGCACCTGAAAGCATAGTTACCATTAAACTATGATGTCCTGGACAATCAATAAATGAGATTGCTCTTTGGAAAATTGTTTCAGATTTGCAATGTGGACAAATTTTTTTATTTGTGTAACATTGTGGAGGGGGACAATTTGGACATTTGTATATCACAGCATCAGCATAACCAATTTTAATAGTAATTCCTCTCTTAATTTCTTCTGAATGTCTTCCAGTCCATATGCCAGTTATACTTTGAACAATTGTTGATTTTCCATTATCAACATGCCCCAAAGTTCCTATATTAACTTCTGGTTGACTCGGTAACTCCTCCTCTTTCATACCATATTCTTATTCAAAAACATAATGATAAACATTTCCTAATTTCCATTTAAAAATTGCTCCTTATATAAAAAAGCTTATAACTTAATACCACTATTAACTTAAAAATAATCAATTAGTTAAAGAAATAATATATGTTTTTTAACATTATTATGTCTATTAATTCCATTGAAATGGTATATCTTCATGAATGGTTCTTACCATACAAGGATTTCTTACTAAATATTCAATTTTACTATAAATTCTTCACATATATTCTTAGGAGAGCCATATTTTTCCCTAATTTTCTTTGCTTCTTATCGCCACCGTAAAATTTTTCATAAATCTCCTAGGAGTCCTTATCATACAATATGGGTAAATATTAGGCAAAGCTTAAAAAATAAAAAACTTTTTATATTATTTTTTAAAAGAGGGATACGAGTAATATGAAGGGGGATAAAAATCAAGCATTAAGAGGGATGAAAGAAAGTATATTGGAAATAGCAAATATTGAAGATATTAATAAACTTGTTAATGAAGCATTAAAATCTGGAACAGATCCTATAGATATTATAAATACATTAAATGAAGCATTAGAAGAAGTTGGTAAAAAATATGAGAATGGAGAATATTTTCTTGCAGAATTAATGATGGCTGGATATTTAGCTTCTCAAATAGTGGCTACTCTAAAACCTTATCTAGTGAAAATGCAGAGAAAAACTCTTGGAAAAATAATTTTTGGAACTGTTAAAGGAGATATACATGATATTGGTAAGAACATAGTAATTATGATGCTCCAAGCTGCAGGATTTGAAGTAATTGATCTTGGAGTTGATGTACCAGTAGAAAAATTTATAGATGCTTTAATTAATGAAAAACCAAATGTGTTATGTATGTCAGCACTATTAACTTCAACAATGTACGAAATGAAAAATGTAATAAATGCTCTTGAAAGAAATAATTTAAGAGATAAAGTAAAAGTTATAATTGGTGGTAGACCAATAACAAAAGATTTTGCTAATGAAATAGGTGCAGATGGATATGCTGAAGATGCAGTTAAAGCTGTAAAAATAATTAAAGAATTAATAGGAATAAAGGAGGGATAAGTTTTGAATAAAAGAGAAAGAGTTTTAAAAACACTTGAAATAAAAGAGCCGGATAAAGTTCCGATAATGGAAGTAGACATGGATGTTCCGATAATGGAAGCTTTATCTGGAGAAAAATTTCCCCAAGCAACATCATTGCAAACACAAGTAATCTCCGATAGAAATTTAGAGAGAAAAAGATGTGAGTTAAAGATAAAATGTTATAAGAAAGTCGATTTTGATGTAGTTACAGCTGACCTTTCTGCACCTGAAGATTGGAAGCCAATAATGAAGACAAATGATACATTAATTGATCTTTTTGGAAGAATTTTAATGCTTGATAAAAAAAGCATGGCTTGGGTTCCTTATGGTACAATATTTAATAATCCAGAAGATTTTGAAAATTTTGATTTGCCTAATCCAAACGCTCCAGGATGGACATTTGGTATAGAATATACTAAGAAAATTATTAAAGATGATATGGCTTTAGCAGCTTTTATAAGAGACCCATTTGCTCATGCTTGGGAAATGTTTACTCCAATGAAATTTACTATATGGATGTATCAAAAACCAAATTTCATAAAAAATGTTATTGAAAAATTAACAGAATTTAATATAGAAATTATAAAACAAATTTCAGAGGCAGGTGCAGATTTTATTATTAGTGGAGGAGATTATTGTGAAGAGAAAGGACCAATGGTTTCTATAAAATTCTTTAGAGAAGTAATATTCCCAAATTTAAAAAAACAAGTTGATATTGCACATAAAAAAGGACTTAAATTTATTAAACATACTGATGGAAATATAATGCCTCTTTTAGATGATTTATCAAAGATAGTTGATGGATTGCATTCTCTTGATCCTTCAGCTGGTGTAGATATAGGTAAAGTTAAAGAAAAATATGGACATAAACTTATTTTAATTGGAAATATTTCTGTAGATAATTTAGCAAGAAAAAGTAAAGAAGAAATAATAGAAGAAACTAAAAATTGTATAAGAAAAGCATCTCCAGGTGGAGGACATATTTTATCATCAAGTAATTCATGGTCTGCTGGTGCAAAGTTAGAAAATTGTTTAGCTATGGTTGAAACTGGAAGGAGATATGGAATATATCCAATAAAGATAGAATAAAATGATTATTGAAAAAAATATAAATATTCAATTATAAACATTATGATAAATATATGTCCATATGGGATAATGCTATAGAAATTGCTTTAGGTAAAAAAGAAGATAGTATTCCTATAGTTTTGCAAGCATATTCGCTTGTTCTTAAAAGATTTGCAGGTGTTAAAGAATATGAATATTATCATAATGTTAAATTACAACTTGAAGCAAAAATTGCTTTTCAAAAAAGATTTCCTGAAGTTATAAATATTGGAATGGGAACATTTCCAGAACATGGAGAGTTCGTAGGACCAATACCAACAGCTTTTGGTGGTGAACTTAAATGGATGGAAGATGCCCCTCCTTATGTGATAGAACCAATTAAAAAACCTGAAGATGTTGATAAAATTGTAGAAGCTGGCATACCTGAACCAAATGCTGGAGTAGCATCAGAAATTTTAAAAATGCTTGAATATTTTTATGAATGGTTTCCAAAAGATTTAAGAGAGGAATATGGATATGTTGATGGTGCATTATGTCCTGGTGCATGTGTAGAAGGTGCAGCTCTTGCAATGGGATATGATAAATTTTTCATATGGATGCGCTTATATCCAGATGTTGTACATAAATGGCTTAGAATAGCAACAGATTGGTATTTAAAATATTGTGAAGCAATGGAAGAAATAGTAGGAAAATGCAAAGTATTATGGATACCAGACCATACTCCACATATGGTTAATAAAGAACAATTTAATGAATTTGTATTACCATATTTAAATAAAGTTTTTGGAAAATATAAAGGAGCTTTTAGAATATGGCATAATGAAGGAAAAGTTGGTAATAAATTAGAAGATATTGATAAAATTGATGCAGAAGTTTGGCATTTTGGTCCATTTGATGATGTAACACAAGTTAGAGCAAAAACTCATTTTTGTCTTCAAGGAAATTTGCATCCACCATATTTTGCAAAATATTCTATAAAAGAAGTTGAAGAAGAATGTAAAAAATTGATAATGAATATTGGAATTGGAAAATTTTGGTTATCAACAGGTGGAGGATTAGCACCTAATACGCCATTCAGAAATATAGATTTAATGATTAAAGTTGCAAAAAAATATACGGAAGTACCTTTAAGAAAAATAAAAAAATAGATGTTAAAGAATTAAGAGAAGTAAACTAATACTATCTTACATTAAGTTACCTAAATATATTTTATTAAACAACTTACGTAATTTCTTAATATTTATTT is a genomic window of Nitrososphaerota archaeon containing:
- a CDS encoding uroporphyrinogen decarboxylase family protein — protein: MSIWDNAIEIALGKKEDSIPIVLQAYSLVLKRFAGVKEYEYYHNVKLQLEAKIAFQKRFPEVINIGMGTFPEHGEFVGPIPTAFGGELKWMEDAPPYVIEPIKKPEDVDKIVEAGIPEPNAGVASEILKMLEYFYEWFPKDLREEYGYVDGALCPGACVEGAALAMGYDKFFIWMRLYPDVVHKWLRIATDWYLKYCEAMEEIVGKCKVLWIPDHTPHMVNKEQFNEFVLPYLNKVFGKYKGAFRIWHNEGKVGNKLEDIDKIDAEVWHFGPFDDVTQVRAKTHFCLQGNLHPPYFAKYSIKEVEEECKKLIMNIGIGKFWLSTGGGLAPNTPFRNIDLMIKVAKKYTEVPLRKIKK
- a CDS encoding corrinoid protein, with the protein product MKGDKNQALRGMKESILEIANIEDINKLVNEALKSGTDPIDIINTLNEALEEVGKKYENGEYFLAELMMAGYLASQIVATLKPYLVKMQRKTLGKIIFGTVKGDIHDIGKNIVIMMLQAAGFEVIDLGVDVPVEKFIDALINEKPNVLCMSALLTSTMYEMKNVINALERNNLRDKVKVIIGGRPITKDFANEIGADGYAEDAVKAVKIIKELIGIKEG
- a CDS encoding uroporphyrinogen decarboxylase family protein, producing MNKRERVLKTLEIKEPDKVPIMEVDMDVPIMEALSGEKFPQATSLQTQVISDRNLERKRCELKIKCYKKVDFDVVTADLSAPEDWKPIMKTNDTLIDLFGRILMLDKKSMAWVPYGTIFNNPEDFENFDLPNPNAPGWTFGIEYTKKIIKDDMALAAFIRDPFAHAWEMFTPMKFTIWMYQKPNFIKNVIEKLTEFNIEIIKQISEAGADFIISGGDYCEEKGPMVSIKFFREVIFPNLKKQVDIAHKKGLKFIKHTDGNIMPLLDDLSKIVDGLHSLDPSAGVDIGKVKEKYGHKLILIGNISVDNLARKSKEEIIEETKNCIRKASPGGGHILSSSNSWSAGAKLENCLAMVETGRRYGIYPIKIE